From the Paenibacillus sp. R14(2021) genome, the window CATCTCTTTAACTGCTTCTATAGGCAGCTGTTCGAAGGGGTATTTCGTTTGCAAAATTTCCCGCCCTTCCCCGCCCTTTACAACCATGATATATGTTCTTAATCGTTGACGCGGATCATGCGTAAAAACGTCGAGTACTTCGTTTATGCCGTGCCTGCCGAACGATTCTCCTATAAAAATAACGCTCCGGTGAGAGGTAAATAACCTGCGGGAGCTCTTCATCTGGATTTTCTGGAATGCATCACTGGTATTCTTGCCTACGGCAGACAAGACAAAAAACTTCTCTTGCTGGCCGCTCCCGCCGCCCCCCAGTCCCCCCTGAGAGGAAGAGGGGATAGCAATCTGTACGGATAACAAACAACATTCTCCAGTATCCGTCAAGTCAAATGAAGTCCCCGATATGAATGCAAGATCATTAATCTCCGTACGGTCCCAACAACCGCTTATCATCCATACGGAGCACAGCAAGCCGATACACAGGTAAGCTCTCATTCCGAAGTTCCTTTCCTCATAACCTAACAAGTCCTAATTGCTTCCTGCAGGCCGCTTCCCTTGGTTTGGACTTGGCTTCAGATCATTCGCTTCACGGATGGGATCATTAGCCCCAGTCGTCTGCGGACGACGCGTCTTGTCCCACATCGGTACACGAAGGAGAACATCCTTCAAGCTTATGGCGTTAAGTGGAGCTAAAGGCGTAAAATAAGGAACGCCGAATGAACGCAAGCTCGCGACATGCAGCAGAATGCCGAGAAATCCAAGAACAATGCCATAAAGTCCGAGCATGCCGGCCAAGAATAGAATCGGAAAGCGCAGCAGCCGGATGCCGTTGGCAAAGCTGTACCGCGGAATTGTAAACGCCGCGATGCCCGTGATCGATACGATAATGACGACCGGGGCCGATATAATTCCCGCCTGTACAGCCGCTTGGCCGATGACCAATGCCCCTACGATGCTGATCGCTTGCCCGATTTGTTTGGGCAGCCGAATTCCGGCTTCGCGCAATGCTTCGAAGATGATTTCCATCAATAAAGCTTCGACGAGAGCCGGAAAAGGAACAGCCTCCCTCGAGGCCGTAATGCTCAGCACGAGATTCGTCGGAATCATTTCCTGATGGAAGGTCGTCACCGCCACATAGAGGGGAGGTGCGAATATCGCGATAAAGATGAACAGGAAGCGAATCCACCGCACGAAAGTCGCGATGGGCCAGCGAATATAGTAATCCTCGCTTGCCTGCAGTCCCGTCCAGAACGTCATGGGAACAATTAATACAAAGGGGGTATTATCGACAAGAATAGCTACTTTACCTTCCAATAATTCCGCTGCTACGACATCAGGGCGTTCCGTGCTATGTACCTGCGGAAAGGGAGAATATGGTAAATCCTCGATGAATTCCTCTATATAACCTGAATCGAGAATACCGTCGATTTCAATCCGTTTGACCCTTTCTCGCACTTCTTCGACTAACGATTCGGATACGATCCCGGCGATATAGGTGATGACGACATCGGTTTGAGACAGCTCCCCAAGCGTGATGGCTTCCATCTTAAGCCTGGATGTCTTAAGCCTGCCGCGCAGCATCCCTATATTCGTCATAATGTTCTCGATAAATCCGTCTCTAGGCCCGCGAATGACGGGCTCGGAGGATGGCTCCTCCAGTGCCCGCTTCTCCTTGCCGCTCACCTTAACCATCACCGCATCGCTGCCCGCTCTCGCAAGAACGATCGCGTAGCCGTTTAAGATGTGGCGAGCCAGGTCGGTGACCACCGATGTCGTTGCCGACGTTCCCAAGGAAATGATCCCGTCATCGAGCGCTTCCGCATTCTCAGCCATCCATTCGGGATGATGAGCGCTTCTCGACAGCAGCGGCTTCAAGATATGATCGTCGATCAGCCTCTCGTCGACCAGACTCGAGAGGTATATAACCAGCCACTGGGTTTCACCCGAGACCCTTACTTGACGATAGACGATATCGGAACTGTTCTCGAAAATACGCTTAAACACCGACTCATTATGCTCAATATCCGAACTTAACTTAGGGTTCTCTTCTTCTTCAGCATGATGAACCTCGGGCATCGACTTGTACGCGGGTTTATTGCGTATTCCTCTCCTAAACCGTTTCACAGAACGTGCCCCCCCATAAAGCGCTGATGCATGTATTTTTCCATACGCCGCCAAAACTATTCGGCAGGTTAAGGCAGCATCTTACGGAATCACGATCATGACCGTTGTTCCTTCGCCTGGCTTGGACTGCAGAGCTACGCCGTATGCTTGGCCAAAATACAGCTTTAGGCGATCATCCACGTTGTTAATGCCGACACCCCCGAGCTTGGGCAGGGATGTCTCGTGCTCGGTGCCTCCCCCCCTCTTCAGCACGTCCGGATCGAAGCCAACGCCGTCGTCCTTCACGACGAACATGACACTGCCGCCATCGGTATAGCCGCAGGAAATTTCCAGCAAGCCATGCCCTTCCTTCTCCCGTAAACCGTGATAAATCGCATTCTCAACGATCGGCTGCAAAATGATTTTGGGAATCGTCTTGTTGGCCAATACCGGGTCATAATCAATACGGTACTGGAGCTTCTCCCCGTATCGCTCCTTCTGAATGAACAAGTATTGCGCAACATGATTCATTTCCTTCTCAATCGTCGTCATCTCGCTGCCGCCGCTTAACGATCGAAAGCACCAGAAACGTAATGGCCAAGCCCAGGGCATAAATGAGCATATAGCCTCCGCCGAGCAGCGATGACCCTTCGCCAGCCTACAGACTAAGCACGGCCGCTAGTATCGGGCCGATACAAGGCGACCAGCCGAAGCTGAACGTGAAGCCGAGCAGGAAGGCTGCCGCAAAACCTTTCTTCCCGTTCATCGCAAGGTTCAATTTCTTCTCGCGCTGCATGAAGAGCAGCTTCACCGCTCCTATTTGAAAAATCCCGAACACGACTACGACGGCTCCCGTAACGACGATGAATCATGCGTTGTTTATCCAACTCCCGAGCGCCCCCGCTCCGAATCCGAGCAGGACGAATACGAACGACATCCCAAGTATGAAAAACAACGTATTGCCAATCAAATTGGCTTGAATTCACACCCTTCCCGTTCCGCCCGATTTGGTCTCAATTCCCGGAGCGACACCTCCAAGATGGGCAACATACACGGGCAGCAGCGGCAAAATGCACAGCTCCTTTCCTATAGTACAAGCTTACGACTTTCTTTGCCGGAGTTGGTCTACACGCTGATCATCAGTTTCTATGAAATGATCATGTGTTTGGTCACGAAAAACGAGAAAACCTTGGACGGCATGGAACCGACCAAGGTTTGGATAAGCCTACTTATAAAGCTTCCTGCGTGACTCGATCCCGGATCGCGCCCATAATGGCAGGCGCTCCGTTAGTATCGCTGTGTACACAGATCGTGCCGATGTCGGCATAAGCCGGGTCCTCCAGCATGACGGCGACTCGCGCCGCGATTTCTGTAGGCGATCCGATCTCTTCAGGCGTCCAGCCGAACATCTTCACCTTGCCGGACGTGTAAGGGCGGTCTGCGAAATATTCGTATACGACGTTTAGCCCAAGACGCGACGCGCTCGTAACCGTCTCGCATCCAGGCAGCGTATAGACGCTGAGCAGCGGATTAAAGGCATGGACCGCTTCGGCGAACGCATCGGATAGTTCCTTGTCGCCAGCCGCCATCATATAGAGCGCGCCGTGAAGCTTCACATGCGCCATCGTCATGCCTTCCACGCGAAGAAATGCCTCCAGCGCGCCAAGCTGATAGAGGGAGATTTCATAGACTTCATTCGGCGACATCTGCATGAACCTGCGCCCGAAGCCTTCCCGATCGGGCAGTCCGATATGCGCGCCGACGCGAACGCCGTAAGCTCGAGCAAGCGCTGCGGTCTCGCGCATCACGCGGGCGTCGCCGCCGTGGAAGCCGCACGCGATATTGGCTGAAGTGATCAGCGGCATCATCTCTTGGTCAGCCCCGTACCGATAAATGCCGAAGCTCTCTCCCATATCGCAATTCAAATCCAAGCCCGTTCTCACAGCGACGGTTCTCGTCTTGGCGATGCCTGCTGCTCGTACGCGTGGGCGAAACGGAGAAGCTGCGCTTCCGCGAACGGCTTGCCGACCAACTCGAAGCCTACGGGGAGATGAGCAGCGAATCCGGCAGGCACGGACATCGACGGCAGTCCAGACTGCGAAGCAATGACCGTATTCGTCGGGAATGTCAGACAGGTCCACTTCTGGGCGTACAATTCTTCGCGCTTCGGCGGCAGCACCCGTACAGTCGGATAGAGCAGGAAGTCCACGTTATGCTCCAGCATAATATGAACGATCATACGGCGGAACTCCTCCTGCCGAACCCGCTTCTGATAATAGGACTCGTCATTCTCCGGATCATCTGGTCCTCCGTTAATGTCGTGGAACAGATCGTTCATAGGATGGAACAGCTGTCCATCGTAAATTTCCTTGAAGCTCTTGACCGGCACCTTAGGGCGCTTCGACAGGAACTGGTTAATATCTTTCTTCGACTGCGTAATATAGAGCGACGTATCCGCAATCCATTGGCCGATGTCCGGAATGCTTAAGTCTTCAACAACTTCGACTCCGCTTTCCTTCAGCCATGCAACGGTCGCCCTGACCTGGTCGTTCACCGGCACGCAGTCCGGATCACTGTCAGGTCCGAACGCATTCGATAGGACCCCGATGCGGTACTGCTGCATATGAGCGCCTTCAAGCGCGGCTTCGTAACCGCCGGCATCCAAGGTGTAAGCCGTCGCGGCCGTGAACGTATCTTTCTCGTCGAAGCCTACCAGGACATCCATCAGCTTCGCCGCGTCCTTGACCGAACGCGTGATTGGGCCCGGCGTATCCTGGAAATGAACAAGCGGAGAGAACCCGTTGCGGCTGATTAAGCCCGTCGTGGGGCGTAGGCCGAATAAGTTGTTGAAGGACGAGGGCAGACGAATGGAGCCGCCTGTATCCTCGCCGATGCCGATTAAACCGAAATTCGCGGCAATGCCTGCACTGGTTCCCGCGCTCGAACCGCCGGATTCCCGCTCTAAATCATAAGGGTTCTTCGTATGATCCGTCATCGAGGAGAAGGAGAACCAACCCGCTGCAAAATCGCACATGCTGGTCTTCGCCAGGATGATCGCGCCTGCTTCGCGAAGCTGCTTGATAATCGTCGCATCTTGGTCCGGCACGTACGCTTCGAATGCCTTGGAGCCAAACGTCGTTACGATGCCTGCCGTCTCCGCTTGGTCCTTGACCAGTACGGGCACGCCGTGCAGCGGTCCCTTCAGCTCTCCTGTCTCGTCGAAATACGCATCCAGTTCCTTCGCTTCCTCCATCGCACGCGGATTTACCGTTACGATTGCTTGGATACGCGGCCCTTGATTGTTGTAAGCTTCTATGCGATCTAAGTACCACGCCATTAATTGACCGCCCGTGATTGCATTGGCCTTCAATGCGTCATGGAACGAAGTTATAGTGGCTTCCTTATACGTAAAAGCGCTCATATGATCAACTCCGATATGATGTAAGTAAGAATTCTCTATGCTACAATGTCAGTAATGAATCTCCTTGGCGAGAGACGCGTTGGCAGACGCGCCTCATACCCATGGTACTGTTATCTTCTCGCTGTGACCGATTGCGAAGCAACGACGGACGTCTTTTTGGATAGCAAGGATATCAAACCGTACGTAACGGCGGATACGAGCATGCCGGTAATTGCGGTAGACATGCTAGGGAACTGATAGTTAGCGATAAGCGCGGCTGCGGAGCCGATTCCCCATGCAAGGAAAGGCTGGTAACGGATGTCAGCGTCGATGGCAGTCGACGACTTGCGCGTAACCAGCTGATCCATAATGATAATAGTACCGATAGGCGGCACAATGACGCCGAGGAGATTCAGCCAATTAATGAAGTAATTCCAAATTCCGAGCGCGGCGGCAACGATCCCGATGATCCCGAGGATGATCGTCATCGTTCGCATTTTGGTACCTGTAATATACGACCAGCCAACGGCACCGTTATACAAACAGTGCGAGCATACCGATCCGAGATTGATGAACAGGAACACGACCGCGATCCATGTCAGCACGCCGCCTTTCTCCACGATGACGCCGAACACATCGCCCGACCCAGTGAGCGTGGCCGCTGCGATGACGCCGCCGATCAGCATGGCGATCAGGTTAGCTACAGGGAATGCCGCGAAGGTCGCGATTGCCGCGTGCTTGCTGTTCTTTGCCCATCGGGTAAAGTCCGACGTCATCGTACCTGAATCGGCAAACAAAGCGAATACGAGCGTGACCGCAACCCAGAATGCGATCGGTGAATCTGAATGACCGGCATAGCTCATAACTGCGTTTCCGTTCCCCACGGCCTCCACAGCCGAGTACAGCCCTAGAATAAGGAAGATTGGCGCCGATATCATGCCAATAATGGACAATGCCTTGATGCCAAGCAGCGTAAGCAGGACATATAGAACGCCAGCCAGTACCACGATGAATACCGTATTTACGCCAAAGGCACTACTCATGCTAACCCCCGTTAAACCCGTCTGCACGGCAAACCACCCAATGACGAGCGTCGAGAGAAGCGCGGAAGAAACCATGTACCCTCTACGCCCGAATGTTCTCGAAGCCTGCAATGAAAAGTTGTTCCCATCTTTCGCTCCCAGCATGCTGAGCAGTCCCACATACGCGAACAACAGCACGTTGCCGAGCACCATGGCCAGGATGCCGCGCGCAAAGCCTAGCCCGTGTACGAGCGTCGCGCCGGTAACCGCACCGGTAATGATCATCGGGAATCCTACCCAAATGGACGTGACGGACAGCAGCGACTTACGTTTGTGCTTAGGAACCACCGTATGCTCATATTCGCTTTCGAATTGCTCTAGATCGTCTGTTGTTGATTGCGTCATACATCTACACCTCCGTTATTTACTTCTTCATCTCCCGCAGAACACTTCAATTACGCGCTGTCTTCATGTCATGGCATTCACCTCCTTGCCGGAATTTAGGGTTTATTCGCAAGCGCCTTTGTAACCACCTCGCAGGTATAGTTCAAGTGGTCAGCAATTTTCTCCAAGAGCAGCGGAAGGTCGCGCTGGCGGATGATCGCCAGCATCTCGCTGTGCTGCACCTGCGCTTCTTGAAAATCCTCTACCGTGGACGAATAAATCGTCATATACGGCTCCACCTTATCCCACACGTTCTTGATCAACTCCAGCAGATGCGAGGACCCCGAGCATTGATAAAAGCGAAGATGAAACAGCTTGTTCAGCATGCGCCATTCCTTCACGTCGATCTTCGGATTCGCCATCGTTTCCAAAACATCTTCCAGCACGCCGATGTCATCGGGCGTCGCGCGCTCAAGGGACCACTCCGCGGCGAGCTGCTCCAATCGCAGCCGAATGGTGAATACTTGCTGGACTTCTTCCGCTGAAAGCTCGTTGACCGTCACGCTGCGACGTTCGAAGGTAATGAAGCCTTCGGCTTGAAGCTTACGCAGCGCCTCGCGCACCGGCATCGTACTTACGCCGAAGGACTCCGCTAAGGTGCGAATCGAGATCTTCTTCCCAGGAGGAATTATGCCAAGCGCGATGCGCTGTCTCAACCGGTCGTACACCTCGTAATTTACCGAAGACACTTCAATCAATTCTCTCATGATCTTCTTCCACCTCA encodes:
- a CDS encoding spore germination protein; the encoded protein is MPEVHHAEEEENPKLSSDIEHNESVFKRIFENSSDIVYRQVRVSGETQWLVIYLSSLVDERLIDDHILKPLLSRSAHHPEWMAENAEALDDGIISLGTSATTSVVTDLARHILNGYAIVLARAGSDAVMVKVSGKEKRALEEPSSEPVIRGPRDGFIENIMTNIGMLRGRLKTSRLKMEAITLGELSQTDVVITYIAGIVSESLVEEVRERVKRIEIDGILDSGYIEEFIEDLPYSPFPQVHSTERPDVVAAELLEGKVAILVDNTPFVLIVPMTFWTGLQASEDYYIRWPIATFVRWIRFLFIFIAIFAPPLYVAVTTFHQEMIPTNLVLSITASREAVPFPALVEALLMEIIFEALREAGIRLPKQIGQAISIVGALVIGQAAVQAGIISAPVVIIVSITGIAAFTIPRYSFANGIRLLRFPILFLAGMLGLYGIVLGFLGILLHVASLRSFGVPYFTPLAPLNAISLKDVLLRVPMWDKTRRPQTTGANDPIREANDLKPSPNQGKRPAGSN
- a CDS encoding sensor histidine kinase, with protein sequence MTTIEKEMNHVAQYLFIQKERYGEKLQYRIDYDPVLANKTIPKIILQPIVENAIYHGLREKEGHGLLEISCGYTDGGSVMFVVKDDGVGFDPDVLKRGGGTEHETSLPKLGGVGINNVDDRLKLYFGQAYGVALQSKPGEGTTVMIVIP
- a CDS encoding cytochrome c biogenesis CcdA family protein, coding for MFGIFQIGAVKLLFMQREKKLNLAMNGKKGFAAAFLLGFTFSFGWSPCIGPILAAVLSL
- a CDS encoding 5-oxoprolinase subunit PxpA, translated to MRTGLDLNCDMGESFGIYRYGADQEMMPLITSANIACGFHGGDARVMRETAALARAYGVRVGAHIGLPDREGFGRRFMQMSPNEVYEISLYQLGALEAFLRVEGMTMAHVKLHGALYMMAAGDKELSDAFAEAVHAFNPLLSVYTLPGCETVTSASRLGLNVVYEYFADRPYTSGKVKMFGWTPEEIGSPTEIAARVAVMLEDPAYADIGTICVHSDTNGAPAIMGAIRDRVTQEAL
- a CDS encoding amidase — its product is MSAFTYKEATITSFHDALKANAITGGQLMAWYLDRIEAYNNQGPRIQAIVTVNPRAMEEAKELDAYFDETGELKGPLHGVPVLVKDQAETAGIVTTFGSKAFEAYVPDQDATIIKQLREAGAIILAKTSMCDFAAGWFSFSSMTDHTKNPYDLERESGGSSAGTSAGIAANFGLIGIGEDTGGSIRLPSSFNNLFGLRPTTGLISRNGFSPLVHFQDTPGPITRSVKDAAKLMDVLVGFDEKDTFTAATAYTLDAGGYEAALEGAHMQQYRIGVLSNAFGPDSDPDCVPVNDQVRATVAWLKESGVEVVEDLSIPDIGQWIADTSLYITQSKKDINQFLSKRPKVPVKSFKEIYDGQLFHPMNDLFHDINGGPDDPENDESYYQKRVRQEEFRRMIVHIMLEHNVDFLLYPTVRVLPPKREELYAQKWTCLTFPTNTVIASQSGLPSMSVPAGFAAHLPVGFELVGKPFAEAQLLRFAHAYEQQASPRREPSL
- a CDS encoding cytosine permease is translated as MTQSTTDDLEQFESEYEHTVVPKHKRKSLLSVTSIWVGFPMIITGAVTGATLVHGLGFARGILAMVLGNVLLFAYVGLLSMLGAKDGNNFSLQASRTFGRRGYMVSSALLSTLVIGWFAVQTGLTGVSMSSAFGVNTVFIVVLAGVLYVLLTLLGIKALSIIGMISAPIFLILGLYSAVEAVGNGNAVMSYAGHSDSPIAFWVAVTLVFALFADSGTMTSDFTRWAKNSKHAAIATFAAFPVANLIAMLIGGVIAAATLTGSGDVFGVIVEKGGVLTWIAVVFLFINLGSVCSHCLYNGAVGWSYITGTKMRTMTIILGIIGIVAAALGIWNYFINWLNLLGVIVPPIGTIIIMDQLVTRKSSTAIDADIRYQPFLAWGIGSAAALIANYQFPSMSTAITGMLVSAVTYGLISLLSKKTSVVASQSVTARR
- a CDS encoding GntR family transcriptional regulator, which produces MRELIEVSSVNYEVYDRLRQRIALGIIPPGKKISIRTLAESFGVSTMPVREALRKLQAEGFITFERRSVTVNELSAEEVQQVFTIRLRLEQLAAEWSLERATPDDIGVLEDVLETMANPKIDVKEWRMLNKLFHLRFYQCSGSSHLLELIKNVWDKVEPYMTIYSSTVEDFQEAQVQHSEMLAIIRQRDLPLLLEKIADHLNYTCEVVTKALANKP